In the Candidatus Zymogenaceae bacterium genome, CTTGATTAATATGTAAAATTTTGATATAATATTTTGAAAAGCTTGGGAATTTGGTTGGAACAAGCTCTTGAAAAAGGAACATCCGCAAACAACGTGCGGATAGAAAATATTACCACATATGACTCTACTCTCAGCGATTCAGGCCCCCGATCTTCCGCCGGATATCGAATTCAGTCCCGTAGAAGACTTTAACACACTGGACATCGATCCCCGTGTGCTTTCCGGCATACGCGACTGTTCATTCACACACCCCACCCCCATCCAGGCGAAATCCCTTCCCTATACCCTTGCAGGCTACGACCTGATCGGTCAGGCCCAGACCGGAACGGGGAAAACCGCCGCATTTCTCATTACGATTTTTCAAAAACTGCTGACCGAAAAACCGAAAGGGAAAAAGGCCCCCAGGGCGCTCATCATAGCACCCACCCGGGAGCTGGCGGTACAAATAGAGGATGAGGCAAAAAGGCTGGGCGCCCATACGGGGCTCTCCTGTACCGCCGTATACGGCGGCGTGGACTACAAAAAACAGGCGGATACGGTTCGGAGCGGCATCGACATCGTGGTGGGCACCCCAGGAAGGCTCATCGATTACATGAAACAATCGGCCCTGGCCACGAGCGGTGTGGAAATCCTCGTCATCGATGAGGCGGATCGACTGCTCGATATGGGCTTTATCCGGGATCTGCGCTTCATCATGAGGCGACTGCCGAACTATGACACCCGCCAGACGATGCTCTTTTCGGCCACCATCAATTTCCGGGTCATCGAGGCGACCTATCACTCCATGAAGATACCGGTGGAGGTTTCGGTCACACCGGAGCAGATCACCGTCGATGAGGTTACCCAGTCTCTTTTTCATGTGGAAAAGAAAAACAAATTCAGGCTGCTGTTGGGCCTGATCGAGCGAATCAACACCGATCGCTTCCTGATATTTTCCAACACGAAACGAGGGGTAAACATGGTGGCGGAGCGCCTGAATAGAAGCGGCATCTCCGCCCAAGCCCTCTCGGGAGACGTTCCCCAACGAAAGCGACTGAAGGTGGTCGAGCGGTTCATGAAGGGTGAAATCAACGTGGTGGTCGCCACGGACGTGGCATCCCGGGGCCTTCACATCGATGATGTGGGATGCGTTATCAACTACGATCTCCCGCAGAATCCCGAGGACTACGTCCACCGGATTGGACGCACCGCCCGGGCGGGGAAAACCGGCGTCGCCGTCAGTATCGTCGGTGAAGACGACGCCTACTATCTGGAGCCGGTGGAATCATTTATCGGCGATAAAATCCCCTACAGCATTGCAACGGCCGATGATCTGGGTGTTGAAACGGCGTCTCCGATTAAAAATAGAAAGAAAAGCGATACAAAAAAAGGGGGGCGGAGAAAATACTCCCGGAACCTCTCACACGAAAACGCCTGATATCCTCATCACCCAAAAAGATACGAAAAACGCATGTCGGCATTGAAAAACTTTCGGGATGCGTTTTATGTATTGCCCCTCATACGCTTGAGCATCTCGCATGCGGGTACGCACCCCAGTTCGCATGCCTTGGTGATGTCGGCGACCGCCTTGCCCCCGTCCTTTGAGCCGAAATAATAAGCCGTTCCCCTCCGGAAAAGAGCCTCGGCGAAATCAGGCCTGAGAGAAATCGCCGTCGAGAAATTATCGAAGGCGGTCGAATAGTTTCTGGTGATCAGAAAGATGAGTCCGCGTTGAAAGTGAGCCTCTGCATATCCGGGAGACAGTTCGATGGCCTTTTCGAACAGCTTCTTCGCCTTGGCGAGCTTCCCGATATTAACAAAATCCCTGCCGTGGATGGTCAACTCCTCAGCTGTTTTCATCGTATAATCGTCACATCCTCGAAACCGACCGGTTTATAAATGCCGGTAAATAGATACATCCACCCATACAATACGTGCATCGCCCGTTTGTTGTCTGGGCTCTCTCCCCCCCGTTTGTGTATTGATACGCCGTAACGTCCGACGCTTAACAAGCAGAAAACTAGTGTCCCCCAAGCTTTTGACTCCCACATTCGTCACACCCCGAAGCATGCCCGGGCCTTGCGGTATCATCGGTACAACGGCGGATGCTCCAAAGGTTTCGTCTCGAACATGGGAAACGAGCCGTTGTCCGATTCTGTTATTTCTCCAACTCTATATTGTATGCCTTTATTTTTTTATGCAAATGGCTTCTTTCAAGACCCAGGGCCTTGGCGGTCTGGGTGATGTTGTAGTCATTCTCCGACAACTTCTTCGTAATAAAAACCTCCTCAAAATGCTCCCTGGCCTCCTTGAGGCTTTTATGATGCAACAGATCGTCGGTGATGTCGTGATCGTCCCCGCTTCGAATCGATACGGGCAGATCACCGACGCCGATGACCTGCTCTGGAGACATGATGATGAGTCGCTCGATGAGGTTCTTCAATTCCCGGACGTTGCCGGGCCATCGATACCGGGTGAGCATTTTCATGGCGGCGTCGTTGATGCTCTTTTTTCGTCTCTTGTCCTCTCCGGCGAACTCTTCGATGAAATGCTCGGCTAAAAGCGGGATGTCCTCGAGCCTGTCCCGAAGGGGCGGCACGTACAGCGGTATGACGTTGAGTCGATAGAAAAGGTCCTCCCTGAAGGTGCCGCTTTCAATCTTTTTCTTCAGATTCTGGTTCGTGGCGGCAAGCACCCGGACGTCGACCTTGATGGTCTTGGTGCCGCCGACTCGGGAAAACGTCTGCTCCTGGAGAATGCGGAGAATCTTCGCCTGGGTCATGACGCTCATATCCCCGATTTCGTCGAGGAGAATCGTCCCGCCGTCAGCCATGTCGAATTTGCCGACCTTCTTGCCGGTCGCACCGGTAAACGCACCCTTTTCGTATCCGAACAGCTCGCTTTCTATCAGCTCTTCCGGGATTGCAGCGCAGTTGACATCGACGAACGGGCTGTCCTTTCGATTGCTCATGGAATACACCGCCCGGGCCACGAGCTCCTTGCCGGTGCCGTTCTCACCGTTGATGAGCACATAGCTGTCGGTGGGCGCCGCCCGCTGAATTTCATCTTTCAGCTGCTTCATGACCGCACTCTTGCCGACAATGGTGATATCGGTATCGAAACGCTGACGATAGAGCGACACCTGCTTTTCCAGCTTTCGCTCCTTGAGGGCGTGATCGATCGTGAGAATCACCTTCTCCAGAGACAGCGGCTTTTCAATAAAATCATAGGCGCCCAGCTTGGTGGCGGTCACGGCGGTTTCAATATTACCGTGTCCGGATATCATGATCACCGATACGTCGTACGGTTCCGCCTTGATCCTGCGAAGCACCTCCATTCCGTCCATTTGGGGCATCCAAATATCCAGGAGGAGTAGGTGGGGTCGCTCCGTCTCCAGAAGCTCAAGGGCCGAAACGCCGTCGGCGGCGGTTAATACCTGATAGCCCTCATCGGTCAGGGCGCCGGCGAGAGACCGGCGGATGCTCTCTTCGTCATCTACTATGAGAATTCTTCGTTTCATTGTATCGAGACAGGTAAATCAATAATAAACTTGGTGCCGTGGGGTGTATTGTCTATGACCCTGATATACCCGCGATGGTCTGATATGATCGTGTTGACGATGGTCAAACCGAGGCCGGTGCCGGTCTTTTTCGTGGAATAATAAGGCTCGAACAGGCGGTTTTTCCCCTCTCGGCTGATGCCGGGGCCTGTATCGGCGATAACCAGCCGAGCGACGTTGAGATCCTTCATGTATTCGGTCTTGATATCTATGCTGCCGGTGCCGCTGAGGGCCTCGACGGCGTTATCCAACAGGTTGATAAGGGCCCGTTTTATTTGTTCACGATCAAGCTGCATGATCGGAAGTCCCTGGTTGGCCTGGTAATTATAGGTGATATCCTTGTAAGCGTCTTTGTACAGGTTCAGGGCCTCCCGCACGATTTCATTCAGGTCGTTGGGACGGGGACGGGCGGACGGCATGCGGGCGAAATGGGAAAACTCGTCGACCAAGCTCTTCATCTCCTCGACCTGGGTGATGATGGTATCCGTGCATTCTTCCAACACTTCCCGGTCGTCCCCGAGCATATCGAAATATTTTTTTCGTATACGCTGGGCCGAGAGCTGTATGGGGGTGAGGGGATTCTTGATTTCATGGGCGATGCGTCGGGCCACCTCCCGCCACGCGTACATTTTCTGCGCCCGGTTGATTTCCGTCATGTCATCGAAAACTGTCACCACCCCCATGAACTTTTCATCCTCATCAAGGAGATGATTGCCCGTAGCAAGGATGGTGACATTTCGGTCCTCCAGGGGGATATCGAGCTGGCGCTGTAGGGATCGATCCGGGGAATCTCTCAAATCGTCCAGAAACTCCCTCAGCGCCCGATACTGATCCTGGGAAAGCACCTCCCCTACGGGACGATTGATGATCCTGGCCATCTTGATGGCAAGAATCCGTTCCGCGGACTTGTTGATGGTGGTGATCATTCCATCCCTGTCAATGGAGATGACACCCGCCGCGACGTTTTTCAGGATGATTTCCATGTGCGCCCGACGGCGATCCAGCTCTATATTCGAGCGGGAGAGCTCGTTATACGCCTTCTCCAGCCTTTGGGACTGCGACTTGAGATCCTGGGTCATCTTGTTGAATGAGTCCACCAGGATACCGACCTCGTCCTTTGCATTGACGTCCACAAAGACGTCCATGTCCCCCTCAGCGACCTTTCTGGTCCCCTCGGCCAAAAGCGACAGGGGCACGGTAATCCCTTTGGCGAGATAGAATCCGAGCCACGTGGCGGTGAACACCACCAACAGCGCGATTCCCGAGAGAGTAATCAGATAGCTGATGACGATCGGCTTTTTCAAAAGCTTGTTGGTCTTGTATTCCTCAAGGAACCTGCTGATATCGGTCATTTTCGCCAGGAGAGATTTGGGAACGAACCGCGCGGTCATCACCACGCCGACCACCTCTCCCGAATCATTGGCTATCGGGAACAGCGCCCACACCACGTCCCCGTACCCGCTGTTCTGGATGGTCGCCACGGCCTTTCCTGCCAGGGCGTCGTCAAAGAGTACGATGTTCAGGTGTTCCAACGCCCCTTCCGGGATGTCATTCCCCACCGAAGAGGCGAGCTCGCGCATGTCGGGAGAAAACACCTTGACGAGCCCCAGGCCGAATCGCTCCCGGGACGAATCGACGAGACGCTTCAGGGCCGCCTCCTCAAGAGGCAGTGTCGTCAGACCCCCCACTTCCCGGGCGGCGTCGGCCACCTCGCCGGTGGCGGTGGAGTAATATGTCTGGGCGATCTCCAGGGACCCTTCAAGGGAGTTTTCCACCTGAACGTTGAAAAATTTGTCCATGCTGGCGGAGAAGAAAAAGATGGCGGCGAGAAACATCACCAGTGTGGGAAAAAGCGTCAGCCCCGCAAAGCTGAGCACCAGTTTTGTCCTGAGCCGCACCATCTGGGCGAGCTTTCGCCGCTCGAAGATCAGCTTTACGAGGTTTCTGAGAACCAGGAAGATGACCAGCACCAGAAGTATCAGGTTGATATCCACCAGGGCGATGAGCAGGATATTTTCCCCGACGCCGATATCCAGGTCCTTCTGGGTCAGGTACGTACCCAGCCATATGATCAGGCCGATAGCGATGACCGAGATGATGATGATCGCCCGTTCCCGTCGCCACCTGGCCTCCTGGGAAGTGAGCTTTCTTTTCTTTTTGCTTCTAAACCGTATCTTCATGGCCCGTCAGGCAAACGTCAATAGATAAACTCCTCGACATACCAGCCGGTATCGAATTCCCACAAGTTCGCGAAAAACAGTACATACCGAATCGATTCCGGCACCTCCATCTTGTCCAGCCGTGATCGTATCCGAACCTGATATCGCTCTCCCTTTTCCAATACGTTCATGGTCGTCAGCGGGTAAAAGCGCACCTGTCCCATCGCCAGTACCGCCTCCTCATAGGTATCGTAGACCAGCGGGGAGGCACGGCCCTCCTCCCGGTAGACGGTGTATTCGTCGGTAAGACTGTCGTAGGTGATGGTGTGTGTGAAGGTTTTTTTCGTTATCGTCGGATCGAACCAGAAAAACTGGCTCTTTTTCAATTCTATGATAAAAACGAATGTGGTTGAGATACCGCTGTTTATCGCCTCTTCCATGTCCTCGGTAAAGCATTCATCGATATTGAAGTAGACATAGGTATCATTTTGAAATTTGGTAATGATCACGTTTGTGA is a window encoding:
- a CDS encoding sigma-54-dependent Fis family transcriptional regulator, with the protein product MKRRILIVDDEESIRRSLAGALTDEGYQVLTAADGVSALELLETERPHLLLLDIWMPQMDGMEVLRRIKAEPYDVSVIMISGHGNIETAVTATKLGAYDFIEKPLSLEKVILTIDHALKERKLEKQVSLYRQRFDTDITIVGKSAVMKQLKDEIQRAAPTDSYVLINGENGTGKELVARAVYSMSNRKDSPFVDVNCAAIPEELIESELFGYEKGAFTGATGKKVGKFDMADGGTILLDEIGDMSVMTQAKILRILQEQTFSRVGGTKTIKVDVRVLAATNQNLKKKIESGTFREDLFYRLNVIPLYVPPLRDRLEDIPLLAEHFIEEFAGEDKRRKKSINDAAMKMLTRYRWPGNVRELKNLIERLIIMSPEQVIGVGDLPVSIRSGDDHDITDDLLHHKSLKEAREHFEEVFITKKLSENDYNITQTAKALGLERSHLHKKIKAYNIELEK
- a CDS encoding DEAD/DEAH box helicase, coding for MTLLSAIQAPDLPPDIEFSPVEDFNTLDIDPRVLSGIRDCSFTHPTPIQAKSLPYTLAGYDLIGQAQTGTGKTAAFLITIFQKLLTEKPKGKKAPRALIIAPTRELAVQIEDEAKRLGAHTGLSCTAVYGGVDYKKQADTVRSGIDIVVGTPGRLIDYMKQSALATSGVEILVIDEADRLLDMGFIRDLRFIMRRLPNYDTRQTMLFSATINFRVIEATYHSMKIPVEVSVTPEQITVDEVTQSLFHVEKKNKFRLLLGLIERINTDRFLIFSNTKRGVNMVAERLNRSGISAQALSGDVPQRKRLKVVERFMKGEINVVVATDVASRGLHIDDVGCVINYDLPQNPEDYVHRIGRTARAGKTGVAVSIVGEDDAYYLEPVESFIGDKIPYSIATADDLGVETASPIKNRKKSDTKKGGRRKYSRNLSHENA
- a CDS encoding HAMP domain-containing protein; protein product: MKIRFRSKKKRKLTSQEARWRRERAIIIISVIAIGLIIWLGTYLTQKDLDIGVGENILLIALVDINLILLVLVIFLVLRNLVKLIFERRKLAQMVRLRTKLVLSFAGLTLFPTLVMFLAAIFFFSASMDKFFNVQVENSLEGSLEIAQTYYSTATGEVADAAREVGGLTTLPLEEAALKRLVDSSRERFGLGLVKVFSPDMRELASSVGNDIPEGALEHLNIVLFDDALAGKAVATIQNSGYGDVVWALFPIANDSGEVVGVVMTARFVPKSLLAKMTDISRFLEEYKTNKLLKKPIVISYLITLSGIALLVVFTATWLGFYLAKGITVPLSLLAEGTRKVAEGDMDVFVDVNAKDEVGILVDSFNKMTQDLKSQSQRLEKAYNELSRSNIELDRRRAHMEIILKNVAAGVISIDRDGMITTINKSAERILAIKMARIINRPVGEVLSQDQYRALREFLDDLRDSPDRSLQRQLDIPLEDRNVTILATGNHLLDEDEKFMGVVTVFDDMTEINRAQKMYAWREVARRIAHEIKNPLTPIQLSAQRIRKKYFDMLGDDREVLEECTDTIITQVEEMKSLVDEFSHFARMPSARPRPNDLNEIVREALNLYKDAYKDITYNYQANQGLPIMQLDREQIKRALINLLDNAVEALSGTGSIDIKTEYMKDLNVARLVIADTGPGISREGKNRLFEPYYSTKKTGTGLGLTIVNTIISDHRGYIRVIDNTPHGTKFIIDLPVSIQ
- a CDS encoding DUF4390 domain-containing protein gives rise to the protein MAGTVMAEDPCITNVIITKFQNDTYVYFNIDECFTEDMEEAINSGISTTFVFIIELKKSQFFWFDPTITKKTFTHTITYDSLTDEYTVYREEGRASPLVYDTYEEAVLAMGQVRFYPLTTMNVLEKGERYQVRIRSRLDKMEVPESIRYVLFFANLWEFDTGWYVEEFIY
- a CDS encoding tetratricopeptide repeat protein, encoding MKTAEELTIHGRDFVNIGKLAKAKKLFEKAIELSPGYAEAHFQRGLIFLITRNYSTAFDNFSTAISLRPDFAEALFRRGTAYYFGSKDGGKAVADITKACELGCVPACEMLKRMRGNT